In the Klebsiella aerogenes KCTC 2190 genome, one interval contains:
- the lpcA gene encoding D-sedoheptulose 7-phosphate isomerase, with product MYQDLIRNELNEAAETLANFLQDEANIHAIQRAAVLLADSFKAGGKVLSCGNGGSHCDAMHFAEELTGRYRENRPGYPAIAISDVSHLSCVSNDFGYEYVFSRYVESVGRAGDVLLGISTSGNSGNVIKAIEAARAQGMKVITLTGKDGGKMAGSADVEIRVPHFGYADRIQEIHIKVIHILIMLIEKEMVKA from the coding sequence ATGTACCAGGATCTTATTCGTAACGAACTGAACGAAGCCGCGGAAACGCTGGCCAACTTTCTGCAGGACGAGGCCAACATTCACGCTATCCAGCGCGCGGCGGTACTGCTGGCGGATAGCTTCAAAGCTGGCGGTAAAGTACTTTCCTGTGGCAACGGCGGTTCTCATTGCGATGCGATGCATTTTGCGGAAGAGCTGACCGGGCGTTATCGCGAGAACCGCCCTGGTTATCCGGCGATCGCTATTTCTGACGTCAGCCATCTGTCCTGCGTGAGTAATGATTTTGGCTATGAATATGTCTTCTCCCGCTATGTTGAATCTGTTGGCCGCGCAGGCGATGTTCTGCTGGGCATTTCCACCTCCGGCAACTCCGGCAACGTGATCAAAGCGATTGAAGCCGCGCGCGCGCAGGGAATGAAAGTGATCACCCTGACCGGTAAAGACGGCGGCAAAATGGCGGGTTCCGCCGATGTGGAAATTCGCGTACCGCATTTCGGTTACGCCGATCGCATTCAGGAGATTCACATTAAGGTGATTCATATTCTGATTATGTTGATCGAAAAAGAGATGGTTAAAGCTTAA